The genomic window CGCCTCTTGCACCTGCATGGCGACCGTGGGCGCAGCCAGGAAACCGCCGTCCGAGGTAGAGGTCATCGCCTTGCCTTCCAGCGGCAGACCGCGCAGCGCCGAATCGTCGCCGTGGCGGATATAGGCGTCGAACGCCTTCTGATGCGGCGCGGCCGCATCGGCCTCGACCGACAGGGGGACGCGGGCGCGGGAAATGGTCTTGCGGTCCAGCAGGGTCATGCGGTCTTCCTGTGCTTGCAGTTGCTTCTGAATATCGGCGCGGAAAGATTTGAGTTCGTTTACGAAACCCATCATCTCGGCCCCCAGGTCGCCGGGCATGTCCGCCCCGGCCGCGGCTTTCACCTCGGTCATGGTCCTCTCCGTTACGGTGAAACTCACTCGGCGCGCAGCGCCTGCGTCGCGGCCCGGAAGGCCGCCGCCAGCTCCAGCACCGTGTCGGATTTGCGTCCGACCTTGGCCTCGGCCAGCATGGGGAAGGTCACCAGCGACACCTCCCACAATTCCACTTCGCTCAGCAGCCTGCGGCCCTTGGCGTCGCGCTCGGCGGCAATGGTGCGATAGCCGATGGACAGCCCGTCGATGGCGCCCGCCGCGATCAACGCCGCCGCCTCGCGCGCCTGGGCGACGTCGGGCAGCAACCGGCCCTTGACCCACAGGCCCTTGTCATCCTCGCGGATCTCGTCCCAGACGCCGATGGGCCGCGCCGGGTCGTGCTGCCACAGCATGCGCACCTTGTCGCCGCGGGCGGCCAGACGTTTCAGGCTGGCATCATAGGCGCCGCGCAGCACGATGTCGCCGCCCTGGTCGGTCACGCCGAACAGGCTGGCATAGCCTTCGATCTGCGTGCCGTCCGAGACCAGCGCCGCGCCGGCCGCGTATTTCAGCTCCAGCCCGTGAATGGTTGAAGTCACCTCATCCTCCTTTTGGCGTAAAGGTCAGGATCGACTGCACCGCCTGGGTCAGGATCACCGCGACGACGCCATAGACGGTCATCCACAGCCGACGCTCCAGCCCCTCGATCAGCCCCTCGATCCGTTCAAGCCGGCGTTCCACCTGGCCGAACTGCAGCGCCATGATCCGCTCCTGCGTGTCGAAGCGCTGGTCGTGCCAGGCAAAGGGCTCCTTGACGAAGCGCGAGCCCTCCATCTCAGTCCTCCGCGGCCAGCGGCGGCAGGCCCAGCGCCTGCCGCTTTTCGGCCTGGGTCAGGAAATCCGCCTGGGCGATGCGCTGCCATTGCTGATCGCGCTCTTCGGCCAGGGCCGGCACCTGATCGGGATCGGCCCGCAGATCGATTTCCGTGCCAAGATGTTCACTCAGCCACCAGGCCACCGCGCTGGCCACGCGCGACACCAGCGGCAACACCGTCAACCGATAGAAGGCCCGGTGCGCCTCGGCGTAATTGGCATAGGTCGCCTCGCCGGGGATACCCATCAGCATCGGCGGCACACCGAAGGCCTGGGCGATTTCGCGCGCGGCGGCCAGCTTGGTCTGGTGGAACTCCATGTCGCTGGGGCTGAAACCCATCGGCTTCCAGTCCAGCCCGCCCTCCAGCAGCATCGGCCGACCGGCGTTGCGCGCACCCTGATGGTTCAGCTCGATTTCGCTGACCAGGCGATCATACTGGTCGGGCGACAGGCTGCCCTGGCCGTCCGCGCCCTTGTAGACGATCGCGCCCGAGGGCCGGGCGGCGTTGTCCAGCAACGCCTTGGACCAGGCCGAGGCGCTGTTGTGGACATCGATCGCCACCGCCGCCGCCTGCATCGGTGACAACCCATAGTGATCGTCCAGCGGGTGAAAACTGCGGATGTGACAGATCGGGTCGGGGCTGCCGGCCATGTCGAAGCGGAACTTGCGCCCGCCCACGGCGTATTCGTAGGCAATCGGCCAGCCATCCGGACCGGGAACCACCGCCATCCGATCCGATCGCAGCACATGCAGTTCGGCCGGCAGGCGCCGGGCGCCTTCGCCCACCGCCTCGAGATAGCCGTTCCCGCTCAGCAGGATCTGGCCGAACAGCGCCTCGAACAACTCGGCCCGGCCCTGGCCGGGATTGGGGCGGCGCAGCAGATCCAGCACCGGATGCACGTCATAGCGCCGGTCGCGGTCCTGGCAGATCAGCGGCACGGCGGCAGCGGCCTCGGCGATCAGGCGCACGGCGCGAAAACCGACCGGGTTGGCGACAAAGCCGCTGCGCGTCAGCGAAGCGGGGTCGCGCGCCGACCACACGACCCGTCCCGAACCGGCGGCCAGCGCGACCACCTTGCCGGTGGCGCTGGCCTTCTGTTCGCTTGCGGGGGCAGGCGTGCCGGCCCGCCCGAACCACGGAAATGCCATAGGTTCCTCCTAAAATTTCAAGGAAAAGGGACGCCCGATGCGCCCGCTTGCGGACCCCAGGGCCCATGTTTGCATCAAGGCGGCGGCAGCGCCCCGGGGGGCACGCCGGCCCGCCCCCATCGAAGGGGCGGCCCGGCGGGGGGCGGATCGCCCCCTAAAGCCCCCGCACCGAAGGCCGCAGATGCTGCGCCGCCGGCGCGATCATCAGTTCGTGCAGCGCCCAGACCAGCGCATCCAGCCGGTCGGGCGAGCCCTTGCCGTCATAACCGGCCACGGTCATGCGGCACATCTGATCCTCGAGCAGGCCGAGGCCACGCAGGTGATGGATGCGCCCCTGTTCGTAAAGTGCGGCAACAGGTTCGGCCCTGAGCCCCTTGCCGCGCCCAGCCCGCAGCGGCCGGAACGGCACCAGCGGATCGATCTGGCGGATCACGCTTTCGATCAGATCGCCGCCCTGGTTCACCTCGGCCACAAGACGCTCGGCCCCGTGGCGATGCATGGCGGCGATGGCGGCGCGCGCCCAATCGGTGGGGCTGCCCCGGACCGACGCGTCCTCAAGCACATAGGCGCGCCAGTCGGTCACCGGACCGTCGCTGACCACGCCCGCGACAATGATCCCGCATTCGTCCGATGCCGCGCCGGCGGTCACCGCCGGGTCCACCGCCACCACGATCCGCGACAACCGCGGCGGCGCATCGACCCGGCAGCGTTCGAGCATCGCCGTGCTCCACAACGCACCCTCGACATCCTCGAGCAGCAGGCCTTGCAACTCTTGCCGGCCCAGTCGGGTGCCGGCATAGCGCGCCTCGACCTCGGTCAGGAAGCTTTCCGCCAGATAGGCGCGGTTGGCGTCGGTCGGCGCATGGGTGGTCACGGTCGAGGCATTGCCCAGAATCCGCTTGAGCACGCCGACATTGCGCGGGGTGGTGGTGACCACCTGCTGGGGATGTTCGCCCAGGCGCAGCGCGAATTGCAGCATGTCCCAAGTGTCCTCGGCCTTCTTCCACTTGGCCAGTTCGTCCACCCAGGCCGCGTCGAACTGCGGACCGCGCAAGGCTTCGGGCTCATGGGCCGAAAACACCTGCGCGGTGGCGCCGTTGGGCCAGACCAGCCGCCGCCGACCCGCCTCCCATTGCGGGCGGCGGTCCGGGGGCGAACAGGCCAGAATGCCGGATTCGCCAAAGACCATGACATCGCGCGCCTGGTCGAAGGTCTCGCTGACCAGCGCCACGCGATGGGCGCGGCCCGGCATCTCGGGGCCAGCGCCCTCGACCTGGGCGCGCACCCATTCGGCGCCGGCGCGCGTCTTGCCCGCGCCGCGCCCGCCCATGATGACCCAGGTTTTCCAGTCCCCCGCAGGCGGCAGCTGATGCGGCAGCGCCCAGAACTCGAACAGCCATGGCAGCGCGGCCAAGGCATTGTCGCTGAGCCCGCCCAGGAACGCGTCAACCTCCTCCGGCTCGGCGCAGGCAAGCCAGGCGGCGCCCGATCTCGTCTCGTGCCGCGACAAGGTCGAGTGCGCCTGCACCGACCTGTCCGGCAGCATCCTTGCGAAGCTTGTCAAC from Paracoccus sp. SMMA_5_TC includes these protein-coding regions:
- a CDS encoding HK97 family phage prohead protease, which codes for MTSTIHGLELKYAAGAALVSDGTQIEGYASLFGVTDQGGDIVLRGAYDASLKRLAARGDKVRMLWQHDPARPIGVWDEIREDDKGLWVKGRLLPDVAQAREAAALIAAGAIDGLSIGYRTIAAERDAKGRRLLSEVELWEVSLVTFPMLAEAKVGRKSDTVLELAAAFRAATQALRAE
- a CDS encoding GTA head formation protein, RCAP_rcc01685 family, coding for MEGSRFVKEPFAWHDQRFDTQERIMALQFGQVERRLERIEGLIEGLERRLWMTVYGVVAVILTQAVQSILTFTPKGG
- a CDS encoding phage portal protein, with product MAFPWFGRAGTPAPASEQKASATGKVVALAAGSGRVVWSARDPASLTRSGFVANPVGFRAVRLIAEAAAAVPLICQDRDRRYDVHPVLDLLRRPNPGQGRAELFEALFGQILLSGNGYLEAVGEGARRLPAELHVLRSDRMAVVPGPDGWPIAYEYAVGGRKFRFDMAGSPDPICHIRSFHPLDDHYGLSPMQAAAVAIDVHNSASAWSKALLDNAARPSGAIVYKGADGQGSLSPDQYDRLVSEIELNHQGARNAGRPMLLEGGLDWKPMGFSPSDMEFHQTKLAAAREIAQAFGVPPMLMGIPGEATYANYAEAHRAFYRLTVLPLVSRVASAVAWWLSEHLGTEIDLRADPDQVPALAEERDQQWQRIAQADFLTQAEKRQALGLPPLAAED
- a CDS encoding DNA-packaging protein — its product is MLPDRSVQAHSTLSRHETRSGAAWLACAEPEEVDAFLGGLSDNALAALPWLFEFWALPHQLPPAGDWKTWVIMGGRGAGKTRAGAEWVRAQVEGAGPEMPGRAHRVALVSETFDQARDVMVFGESGILACSPPDRRPQWEAGRRRLVWPNGATAQVFSAHEPEALRGPQFDAAWVDELAKWKKAEDTWDMLQFALRLGEHPQQVVTTTPRNVGVLKRILGNASTVTTHAPTDANRAYLAESFLTEVEARYAGTRLGRQELQGLLLEDVEGALWSTAMLERCRVDAPPRLSRIVVAVDPAVTAGAASDECGIIVAGVVSDGPVTDWRAYVLEDASVRGSPTDWARAAIAAMHRHGAERLVAEVNQGGDLIESVIRQIDPLVPFRPLRAGRGKGLRAEPVAALYEQGRIHHLRGLGLLEDQMCRMTVAGYDGKGSPDRLDALVWALHELMIAPAAQHLRPSVRGL